A genomic stretch from Pseudomonas alkylphenolica includes:
- the rplJ gene encoding 50S ribosomal protein L10, producing MAIKLEDKKAIVAEVNEAAKVALSAVVADARGVTVGAMTGLRKEAREAGVYVRVVRNTLLKRAVADTEFSVLNDAFTGPTLIAFSNEHPGAAARLFKEFAKGQDKFEIKAAAFDGKFLAANEIDVLATLPTRDEAIAKLMSVIQGATSKLARTLAAIRDQKEATAA from the coding sequence GTGGCAATTAAACTCGAAGACAAGAAGGCCATCGTCGCTGAAGTCAACGAGGCTGCCAAAGTCGCTCTGTCCGCTGTCGTGGCTGATGCCCGTGGTGTGACTGTAGGCGCAATGACCGGACTCCGTAAAGAGGCTCGTGAAGCTGGCGTATACGTACGTGTCGTACGTAACACCCTGCTCAAGCGCGCTGTTGCTGACACTGAATTCAGTGTCCTCAACGACGCCTTCACCGGCCCGACCCTGATCGCATTCTCCAACGAACACCCGGGCGCTGCTGCTCGTCTGTTCAAAGAGTTCGCCAAGGGTCAGGACAAGTTCGAGATCAAGGCAGCTGCGTTCGACGGCAAGTTCCTTGCCGCTAACGAAATCGACGTGTTGGCTACCCTGCCGACCCGCGACGAAGCTATCGCGAAGCTGATGAGCGTGATCCAAGGCGCTACCAGCAAGCTGGCTCGTACTTTGGCAGCTATTCGCGACCAGAAAGAAGCTACTGCTGCCTAA
- the rplL gene encoding 50S ribosomal protein L7/L12 — MSLTNEQIIEAIGQKTVLEVVELIKAMEETFGVTAAVAAAGPAAAAAVVEEQTEFNVVLVEAGEKKVNVIKAVRELTGLGLKEAKEKVDGAPQVVAEGVSKEAAEDAKKKLEEAGAKVELK; from the coding sequence ATGTCTCTGACTAACGAGCAAATCATCGAAGCAATCGGCCAGAAAACCGTTCTGGAAGTTGTTGAGCTGATCAAAGCAATGGAAGAAACCTTCGGCGTTACCGCTGCTGTTGCCGCTGCTGGCCCAGCTGCTGCCGCTGCCGTTGTTGAAGAGCAAACCGAATTCAACGTAGTTCTGGTTGAAGCCGGCGAGAAGAAAGTCAACGTGATCAAGGCCGTTCGTGAACTGACCGGTCTGGGCCTGAAAGAAGCCAAAGAGAAAGTTGACGGCGCTCCTCAGGTTGTCGCTGAAGGCGTTTCGAAAGAAGCCGCTGAAGACGCCAAGAAGAAGCTGGAAGAAGCAGGCGCTAAAGTCGAACTCAAGTAA
- the rpoB gene encoding DNA-directed RNA polymerase subunit beta — translation MAYSYTEKKRIRKDFSKLPDVMDVPYLLAIQLDSYREFLQAGATKDQFRDVGLHAAFKSVFPIISYSGNAALEYVGYRLGEPAFDVKECVLRGVTYAVPLRVKVRLIIFDKESSNKAIKDIKEQEVYMGEIPLMTENGTFVINGTERVIVSQLHRSPGVFFDHDRGKTHSSGKLLYSARIIPYRGSWLDFEFDPKDCVFVRIDRRRKLPASVLLRALGYSTEEVLNAFYTTNVFHVSGESLSLELVPQRLRGEIAVMDIHDETGKVIVEQGRRITARHINQLEKAGVKQLDVPMEYVLGRTTAKAIVHPATGEILAECNTELNTELLIKIAKAQVVRIETLYTNDIDCGPFISDTLKIDSTSNQLEALVEIYRMMRPGEPPTKDAAETLFNNLFFSAERYDLSAVGRMKFNRRIGRTEIEGSGVLSKEDIVEVLKTLVDIRNGKGIVDDIDHLGNRRVRCVGEMAENQFRVGLVRVERAVKERLSMAESEGLMPQDLINAKPVAAAVKEFFGSSQLSQFMDQNNPLSEITHKRRVSALGPGGLTRERAGFEVRDVHPTHYGRVCPIETPEGPNIGLINSLAAYARTNQYGFLESPYRVVKEGVVTDDIVFLSAIEEADHVIAQASAAMNEKKQLIDELVAVRHLNEFTVKAPEDVTLMDVSPKQVVSVAASLIPFLEHDDANRALMGSNMQRQAVPTLRADKPLVGTGMERNVARDSGVCVVARRGGVIDSVDASRIVVRVADDEVETGEAGVDIYNLTKYTRSNQNTCINQRPLVSKGDVVQRSDIMADGPSTDMGELALGQNMRIAFMAWNGFNFEDSICLSERVVQEDRFTTIHIQELTCVARDTKLGPEEITADIPNVGEAALNKLDEAGIVYVGAEVGAGDILVGKVTPKGETQLTPEEKLLRAIFGEKASDVKDTSLRVPTGTKGTVIDVQVFTRDGVERDSRALSIEKMQLDEIRKDLNEEFRIVEGATFERLRSALNGQVVDGGAGLKKGTVITNEVLDGLEHGQWFKLRMAEDALNEQLEKAQAYIVDRRRLLDDKFEDKKRKLQQGDDLAPGVLKIVKVYLAIRRRIQPGDKMAGRHGNKGVVSVIMPVEDMPHDANGTPVDVVLNPLGVPSRMNVGQILETHLGLAAKGLGEKINRMLEEQRKVIELRKFLTEIYNEIGGRQESLEDFSDQEILDLAKNLKGGVPMATPVFDGAKESEIKAMLKLADMPESGQMQLFDGRTGNKFERPVTVGYMYMLKLNHLVDDKMHARSTGSYSLVTQQPLGGKAQFGGQRFGEMEVWALEAYGAAYTLQEMLTVKSDDVNGRTKMYKNIVDGDHRMEPGMPESFNVLIKEIRSLGIDIDLETE, via the coding sequence ATGGCTTACTCATACACTGAGAAAAAACGTATCCGCAAGGACTTTAGCAAGTTGCCGGACGTCATGGATGTGCCTTACCTCCTGGCCATCCAGCTGGATTCGTATCGTGAATTCTTGCAAGCGGGAGCGACCAAAGATCAGTTCCGCGACGTGGGCCTGCATGCGGCCTTCAAATCGGTTTTCCCGATCATCAGCTACTCCGGCAATGCTGCCCTGGAGTACGTTGGCTATCGTCTGGGCGAACCGGCTTTTGATGTCAAAGAATGCGTACTGCGCGGCGTGACCTACGCGGTACCGCTGCGGGTAAAAGTCCGCCTGATCATTTTCGACAAAGAATCGTCGAACAAAGCGATCAAGGACATCAAAGAGCAAGAAGTCTACATGGGTGAAATCCCCCTGATGACTGAAAACGGTACCTTCGTAATCAACGGTACCGAGCGTGTTATCGTTTCCCAGCTGCACCGTTCGCCGGGCGTGTTCTTCGATCACGACCGCGGCAAAACGCACAGCTCTGGCAAACTGCTGTACTCGGCGCGGATCATTCCTTACCGCGGTTCGTGGCTGGACTTCGAATTCGATCCGAAAGACTGTGTATTCGTCCGTATCGACCGTCGTCGCAAGCTGCCTGCCTCGGTACTGCTGCGCGCGCTGGGCTACAGCACTGAAGAAGTGCTCAACGCTTTCTACACCACCAACGTTTTCCACGTGTCGGGCGAGAGCCTGAGCCTGGAGCTGGTGCCTCAGCGCCTGCGCGGTGAGATTGCGGTCATGGATATCCATGACGAAACCGGCAAGGTGATTGTCGAGCAAGGTCGTCGTATTACCGCTCGTCACATCAACCAGCTGGAAAAAGCCGGCGTCAAACAGCTCGACGTTCCTATGGAATACGTCCTGGGCCGCACCACCGCCAAGGCCATCGTGCACCCGGCTACCGGCGAAATCCTGGCCGAGTGCAACACCGAGCTGAACACCGAGCTGCTGATCAAGATCGCCAAGGCTCAGGTTGTCCGCATCGAGACCCTGTACACCAACGACATCGATTGCGGTCCGTTCATCTCCGATACCCTGAAGATCGACTCCACCAGCAATCAGCTGGAAGCGCTGGTCGAAATCTACCGGATGATGCGTCCTGGCGAGCCGCCAACCAAGGATGCTGCCGAGACCCTGTTCAACAACCTGTTCTTCAGCGCCGAGCGTTACGACCTGTCGGCCGTTGGTCGCATGAAGTTCAACCGTCGTATCGGTCGCACCGAAATCGAAGGTTCGGGCGTGCTGAGCAAGGAAGACATCGTCGAGGTCCTCAAGACCCTGGTCGATATCCGTAACGGCAAAGGCATCGTCGACGACATCGACCACCTCGGTAACCGTCGCGTTCGTTGCGTCGGCGAGATGGCCGAGAACCAGTTCCGCGTTGGCCTGGTGCGTGTTGAGCGTGCGGTCAAAGAGCGTCTGTCGATGGCAGAAAGCGAAGGCCTGATGCCTCAGGACCTGATCAACGCCAAGCCGGTTGCGGCGGCGGTGAAAGAGTTCTTCGGCTCCAGCCAGCTCTCGCAGTTCATGGACCAGAACAACCCGCTCTCCGAGATCACCCACAAGCGTCGTGTCTCCGCACTCGGCCCTGGTGGTCTGACCCGTGAGCGTGCAGGCTTCGAAGTCCGTGACGTACACCCGACCCACTACGGCCGTGTGTGCCCGATCGAGACCCCTGAAGGTCCGAACATCGGTCTGATCAACTCCCTGGCGGCCTATGCCCGCACCAACCAGTACGGTTTCCTGGAAAGCCCGTACCGTGTGGTTAAAGAGGGTGTTGTCACCGACGACATCGTGTTCCTGTCGGCGATCGAAGAAGCTGATCATGTCATCGCTCAGGCTTCGGCCGCGATGAACGAGAAGAAGCAACTGATCGACGAGTTGGTAGCCGTTCGTCACCTGAACGAATTCACCGTCAAGGCGCCGGAAGACGTCACCCTGATGGACGTTTCGCCGAAACAGGTAGTTTCGGTTGCAGCGTCGCTGATTCCGTTCCTCGAGCACGACGACGCCAACCGTGCGTTGATGGGTTCGAACATGCAGCGTCAGGCTGTACCAACCCTGCGTGCTGACAAGCCGCTGGTCGGTACCGGCATGGAGCGTAACGTTGCCCGTGACTCCGGCGTTTGCGTCGTGGCTCGTCGTGGTGGCGTGATCGATTCCGTCGATGCCAGCCGTATCGTGGTTCGCGTTGCCGATGACGAAGTTGAAACCGGTGAAGCCGGTGTCGACATCTACAACCTGACCAAGTACACCCGTTCGAACCAGAACACCTGCATTAACCAGCGTCCGCTGGTGAGCAAAGGTGATGTGGTTCAGCGTAGCGACATCATGGCCGACGGCCCGTCCACCGATATGGGTGAACTGGCACTGGGTCAGAACATGCGTATCGCGTTCATGGCGTGGAACGGCTTCAACTTCGAAGACTCCATCTGCCTGTCCGAGCGTGTGGTTCAGGAAGACCGCTTCACCACGATCCACATCCAGGAACTGACCTGTGTGGCCCGTGACACCAAGCTTGGCCCAGAAGAGATCACCGCGGACATTCCGAACGTCGGTGAAGCTGCGCTGAACAAGCTGGACGAAGCCGGTATCGTTTACGTGGGTGCTGAAGTAGGCGCTGGCGACATTCTGGTCGGCAAGGTCACGCCAAAAGGCGAAACCCAGCTGACGCCAGAAGAGAAGCTGCTGCGCGCGATCTTCGGTGAGAAGGCCAGCGACGTTAAAGACACTTCCCTGCGCGTGCCTACCGGCACCAAAGGTACTGTCATCGACGTACAGGTCTTCACCCGTGACGGCGTTGAGCGTGACAGCCGTGCGCTGTCCATCGAGAAGATGCAGCTCGACGAGATCCGCAAGGACCTGAACGAAGAGTTCCGTATCGTTGAAGGCGCAACCTTCGAGCGTCTGCGTTCTGCCCTGAACGGCCAGGTCGTCGATGGTGGTGCAGGCCTGAAGAAAGGCACTGTGATCACCAACGAAGTGCTGGACGGTCTGGAGCACGGCCAGTGGTTCAAGCTGCGCATGGCCGAAGACGCGCTGAACGAACAACTCGAGAAGGCCCAGGCCTACATCGTTGATCGTCGCCGTCTGCTGGACGACAAGTTCGAAGACAAGAAGCGCAAGCTGCAGCAGGGCGATGACCTGGCACCGGGCGTACTGAAGATCGTCAAGGTCTACCTGGCAATCCGTCGCCGCATCCAGCCGGGCGACAAGATGGCCGGTCGTCACGGTAACAAGGGTGTGGTCTCGGTGATCATGCCGGTCGAAGACATGCCGCACGACGCCAACGGTACGCCAGTTGACGTGGTACTCAACCCATTGGGTGTACCATCGCGTATGAACGTTGGTCAGATCCTCGAAACCCACCTGGGCCTGGCGGCCAAAGGTCTGGGCGAGAAGATCAACCGCATGCTCGAAGAGCAGCGCAAGGTCATTGAACTGCGCAAGTTCCTCACCGAGATCTACAACGAGATCGGTGGTCGTCAGGAAAGCCTGGAAGACTTCTCCGACCAGGAAATCCTGGATCTGGCGAAGAACCTCAAAGGCGGTGTGCCAATGGCCACTCCAGTCTTCGACGGCGCCAAGGAAAGCGAAATCAAGGCCATGCTGAAACTGGCAGACATGCCAGAAAGCGGTCAGATGCAGCTGTTCGACGGCCGTACCGGTAACAAGTTCGAGCGTCCAGTGACCGTTGGTTACATGTACATGCTCAAGCTGAACCACTTGGTGGACGACAAGATGCACGCGCGTTCCACTGGTTCTTACAGCCTGGTTACCCAGCAGCCGCTGGGTGGTAAGGCGCAGTTCGGTGGTCAGCGTTTCGGGGAGATGGAAGTGTGGGCGCTGGAAGCATACGGCGCGGCATACACCCTGCAAGAAATGCTCACAGTGAAGTCGGACGACGTGAACGGTCGGACCAAGATGTACAAAAACATCGTGGACGGCGATCACCGTATGGAGCCGGGCATGCCCGAGTCCTTCAACGTGTTGATCAAAGAGATCCGTTCGCTCGGTATCGATATCGATCTGGAAACCGAATAA
- the rpoC gene encoding DNA-directed RNA polymerase subunit beta' → MKDLLNLLKNQGQVEEFDAIRIGLASPEMIRSWSFGEVKKPETINYRTFKPERDGLFCAKIFGPVKDYECLCGKYKRLKHRGVICEKCGVEVALAKVRRERMAHIELASPVAHIWFLKSLPSRIGLLMDMTLRDIERVLYFESYVVIDPGMTTLEKGQLLNDEQYFEALEEFGDDFDARMGAEAVRELLHAIDLEHEIGRLREEIPQTNSETKIKKLSKRLKLMEAFQGSGNLPEWMVLTVLPVLPPDLRPLVPLDGGRFATSDLNDLYRRVINRNNRLKRLLDLSAPDIIVRNEKRMLQEAVDALLDNGRRGRAITGSNKRPLKSLADMIKGKQGRFRQNLLGKRVDYSGRSVITVGPTLRLHQCGLPKKMALELFKPFIFGKLEMRGLATTIKAAKKMVERELPEVWDVLAEVIREHPVLLNRAPTLHRLGIQAFEPVLIEGKAIQLHPLVCAAYNADFDGDQMAVHVPLTLEAQLEARALMMSTNNILSPANGEPIIVPSQDVVLGLYYMTREAINAKGEGRVFADLQEVDRVFRAGEAALHAKIKVRINETVNDRDGGSVKNTRIVDTTVGRALLFQVVPPGLSYDVVNQPMKKKAISKLINQCYRVVGLKETVIFADQLMYTGFAYSTISGVSIGVNDFVIPDEKARIIGTATDEVKEIESQYASGLVTQGEKYNKVIDLWSKANDEVSKAMMANLSKEKVIDRNGDEVEQESFNSMYMMADSGARGSAAQIRQLAGMRGLMAKPDGSIIETPITANFREGLSVLQYFISTHGARKGLADTALKTANSGYLTRRLVDVAQDLVVTEIDCGTEQGLLMTPHIEGGDVVEPLGERVLGRVIARDVFKPGTDDVIVPAGTLVDEKWVEFIELNSIDEVIVRSPISCETRYGICAKCYGRDLARGHQVNIGEAVGVIAAQSIGEPGTQLTMRTFHIGGAASRTSAADSVQVKNGGMVRLHNLKQVERADGNLVAVSRSGELAIADEFGRERERYKLPYGAVISVKEGDKVDAGAIVAKWDPHTHPIVTEMKGTVTFVGMEEGITIKRQTDELTGLTNIEVLDVKDRPAAGKEIRPAIKMVDANGKDLLLPGTDVPAQYFLPANALVGVADGAQIGVGDVIARIPQETSKTRDITGGLPRVADLFEARRPKEASILAEVSGTIAFGKETKGKRRLVITPNDGSDPYEELIPKWRHLNVFEGEQVNRGEVISDGPSDPHDILRLLGVSALAKYIVNEIQDVYRLQGVKINDKHIETILRQMLRKVEIAESGDSSFIKGDQMELTQVLVENERLSAEDKFVSKFTRVLLGITKASLSTESFISAASFQETTRVLTEAAVTGKRDYLRGLKENVVVGRLIPAGTGLAYHSERKRRRDADKPLRVSASEVEAALTEALNSSGN, encoded by the coding sequence TTGAAAGACCTACTGAATTTGCTGAAAAACCAGGGTCAAGTCGAAGAGTTCGACGCCATCCGTATCGGATTGGCCTCGCCTGAGATGATCCGTTCGTGGTCGTTCGGTGAAGTTAAAAAGCCGGAAACCATCAACTACCGTACGTTCAAACCTGAGCGTGACGGCCTGTTCTGCGCCAAGATCTTTGGCCCAGTCAAGGACTACGAGTGCCTGTGCGGTAAGTACAAGCGCCTGAAGCACCGTGGCGTTATCTGTGAGAAGTGCGGCGTTGAAGTCGCCCTGGCCAAGGTTCGTCGTGAGCGCATGGCGCACATCGAGCTGGCCTCTCCAGTTGCCCACATCTGGTTCCTGAAATCGCTGCCGTCGCGTATCGGCCTGCTGATGGACATGACCCTGCGTGATATCGAGCGCGTTCTCTACTTCGAGAGCTATGTCGTTATCGATCCGGGCATGACCACTCTGGAAAAAGGTCAGCTGCTCAACGATGAGCAGTATTTCGAAGCGCTGGAAGAGTTCGGCGATGACTTCGACGCCCGTATGGGTGCCGAAGCTGTCCGCGAGCTGCTGCACGCTATCGACCTGGAGCACGAGATCGGTCGCCTGCGCGAAGAGATTCCGCAGACCAACTCGGAAACCAAGATCAAGAAGCTGTCCAAGCGTCTGAAACTGATGGAAGCCTTCCAGGGCTCGGGCAACCTGCCTGAGTGGATGGTCCTGACCGTTCTGCCGGTTCTGCCGCCAGATCTGCGTCCATTGGTTCCGCTGGATGGCGGTCGCTTCGCGACTTCCGACCTGAACGACCTGTATCGTCGGGTGATCAACCGTAACAACCGTCTGAAGCGCCTGCTCGACCTGTCCGCGCCGGACATCATCGTGCGCAACGAAAAGCGCATGCTGCAGGAAGCGGTCGATGCCTTGCTGGATAACGGCCGTCGTGGTCGTGCCATCACCGGCTCGAACAAACGTCCTCTGAAATCCCTGGCCGACATGATCAAGGGTAAGCAAGGTCGTTTCCGTCAGAACTTGCTCGGTAAGCGTGTTGACTACTCTGGCCGTTCGGTAATTACCGTAGGTCCGACCCTGCGTCTGCACCAGTGCGGTCTGCCGAAGAAAATGGCGCTCGAGCTGTTCAAGCCGTTCATTTTCGGCAAGCTGGAAATGCGTGGTCTGGCGACCACCATCAAGGCTGCCAAGAAGATGGTCGAGCGCGAGCTGCCAGAGGTTTGGGACGTTCTCGCCGAAGTGATTCGCGAACACCCGGTGCTGCTCAACCGTGCACCGACCCTTCACCGTCTGGGTATCCAGGCCTTTGAACCAGTACTGATCGAAGGTAAGGCTATCCAGCTGCACCCGTTGGTCTGTGCCGCGTACAACGCCGACTTCGACGGTGACCAAATGGCCGTTCACGTGCCGCTGACGCTGGAAGCCCAGCTCGAAGCGCGCGCGCTGATGATGTCGACCAACAACATCCTGTCGCCAGCCAACGGTGAGCCAATCATCGTTCCGTCGCAGGACGTTGTACTGGGTCTGTACTACATGACCCGTGAAGCCATCAACGCCAAGGGTGAAGGTCGCGTATTCGCCGACCTGCAGGAAGTCGACCGCGTATTCCGCGCCGGCGAAGCTGCCCTGCACGCCAAGATCAAGGTTCGTATCAACGAAACCGTCAACGATCGTGATGGCGGCAGCGTCAAGAACACCCGTATTGTCGACACCACTGTCGGCCGTGCTCTGCTGTTCCAGGTTGTACCACCAGGTCTGTCGTACGACGTGGTCAACCAGCCAATGAAGAAAAAGGCGATCTCCAAGCTGATCAACCAGTGCTACCGCGTGGTTGGTTTGAAAGAGACCGTGATCTTCGCTGACCAGCTGATGTACACCGGTTTTGCCTACTCGACCATCTCCGGCGTTTCCATCGGTGTTAACGACTTCGTTATCCCGGATGAGAAAGCCCGCATCATCGGTACTGCTACCGACGAAGTGAAAGAGATCGAGAGCCAGTACGCCTCCGGCCTGGTAACTCAGGGCGAGAAGTACAACAAAGTCATCGACTTGTGGTCCAAGGCGAACGACGAAGTTTCCAAGGCGATGATGGCCAACCTCTCGAAAGAGAAGGTCATCGACCGCAATGGCGACGAAGTCGAGCAAGAGTCCTTCAACTCGATGTACATGATGGCTGACTCCGGTGCCCGGGGTTCGGCAGCTCAGATTCGTCAGCTGGCCGGTATGCGTGGTCTGATGGCCAAGCCGGACGGCTCGATCATCGAGACGCCAATTACTGCGAACTTCCGTGAAGGTCTGAGCGTACTCCAGTACTTCATCTCGACTCACGGTGCTCGTAAAGGTCTGGCGGATACCGCGTTGAAAACCGCGAACTCCGGTTACCTGACCCGTCGTCTGGTAGACGTTGCCCAGGATCTGGTTGTTACCGAGATCGACTGCGGTACCGAGCAGGGCCTGCTGATGACGCCGCACATTGAAGGCGGCGACGTTGTAGAGCCGCTGGGTGAGCGTGTACTGGGTCGTGTTATCGCCCGTGACGTGTTCAAGCCAGGCACCGACGACGTTATCGTTCCGGCCGGTACCCTGGTCGACGAGAAGTGGGTTGAATTCATCGAGCTGAACAGCATCGACGAAGTGATCGTGCGTTCGCCGATCAGCTGCGAAACCCGCTACGGTATCTGCGCCAAGTGCTACGGTCGTGACCTGGCTCGCGGTCACCAGGTGAACATCGGTGAAGCTGTCGGCGTTATCGCTGCTCAGTCGATCGGTGAGCCGGGTACCCAGCTGACCATGCGTACGTTCCACATCGGTGGTGCTGCAAGCCGGACCTCGGCTGCCGACAGCGTCCAGGTGAAGAACGGCGGTATGGTGCGTCTGCACAACCTGAAACAGGTTGAGCGTGCCGACGGTAACCTGGTTGCCGTATCGCGTTCCGGTGAGTTGGCGATTGCCGACGAGTTCGGTCGTGAGCGTGAGCGTTACAAGCTGCCTTACGGCGCCGTGATTTCGGTGAAGGAAGGCGACAAGGTCGACGCTGGCGCAATCGTCGCCAAGTGGGACCCGCACACCCACCCGATCGTTACCGAAATGAAAGGTACCGTGACCTTCGTGGGCATGGAAGAAGGCATCACCATCAAGCGTCAGACTGACGAATTGACTGGTTTGACCAACATTGAAGTTCTGGACGTCAAAGATCGTCCGGCTGCAGGTAAGGAAATCCGTCCTGCAATCAAGATGGTCGACGCCAATGGCAAGGATCTGCTGCTGCCAGGTACCGACGTACCGGCTCAGTACTTCCTGCCGGCGAACGCCCTGGTTGGTGTGGCTGACGGTGCCCAGATCGGTGTCGGTGACGTTATCGCGCGTATCCCGCAAGAAACGTCGAAGACCCGTGACATCACCGGTGGTCTGCCACGGGTTGCCGACCTGTTCGAAGCCCGTCGTCCGAAAGAAGCCTCGATTCTGGCTGAAGTCAGCGGCACCATCGCCTTCGGTAAAGAGACCAAGGGCAAGCGCCGTCTGGTCATCACCCCGAACGACGGTAGCGATCCGTACGAAGAGCTGATTCCGAAGTGGCGTCACCTGAACGTCTTCGAAGGCGAACAAGTGAACCGCGGCGAAGTTATCTCCGACGGTCCAAGCGATCCGCACGATATCCTGCGTCTGCTGGGTGTCAGCGCGCTGGCCAAGTACATCGTCAACGAGATCCAGGACGTTTACCGTCTGCAAGGCGTGAAGATCAACGACAAGCACATCGAGACCATCCTGCGTCAGATGCTGCGTAAAGTTGAGATCGCTGAATCGGGTGACTCCAGCTTCATCAAGGGCGACCAGATGGAACTGACCCAGGTACTGGTAGAGAACGAGCGTCTCAGCGCTGAAGACAAGTTTGTCTCCAAGTTCACTCGTGTACTGCTGGGTATCACCAAGGCCTCGCTGTCCACCGAATCGTTCATCTCGGCGGCTTCCTTCCAGGAAACCACTCGCGTACTGACCGAAGCGGCGGTAACCGGCAAGCGCGATTACCTGCGCGGCCTGAAAGAAAACGTGGTCGTGGGTCGTCTGATCCCGGCCGGTACCGGTCTGGCATACCACAGCGAGCGCAAGCGTCGCCGTGATGCTGACAAGCCGCTGCGCGTAAGTGCCAGTGAGGTGGAAGCCGCACTGACCGAAGCGCTGAACTCCAGCGGTAACTGA
- the rpsL gene encoding 30S ribosomal protein S12, giving the protein MATINQLVRQPRKRIVEKSDVPALQNCPQRRGVCTRVYTTTPKKPNSALRKVCRVRLTNGFEVSSYIGGEGHNLQEHSVVLIRGGRVKDLPGVRYHTVRGSLDTSGVKGRNQGRSKYGTKRPK; this is encoded by the coding sequence ATGGCAACTATCAACCAGCTGGTACGTCAGCCGCGTAAGCGTATCGTCGAGAAATCCGACGTTCCTGCGCTGCAGAACTGCCCGCAACGTCGTGGCGTGTGCACCCGTGTGTACACCACTACGCCGAAAAAACCTAACTCGGCACTGCGTAAAGTATGCCGTGTGCGTCTGACCAACGGTTTCGAGGTTTCCTCGTACATCGGCGGTGAAGGCCACAACCTGCAAGAGCACAGCGTCGTACTGATCCGTGGCGGTCGTGTAAAAGACTTGCCAGGTGTTCGTTACCACACCGTTCGCGGCTCCCTGGATACCTCCGGTGTTAAAGGTCGTAACCAAGGTCGTTCGAAGTACGGTACCAAGCGTCCGAAGTAA
- the rpsG gene encoding 30S ribosomal protein S7, producing MPRRRVAAKREILDDPKYGSQILAKFMNHVMESGKKAVAERIVYGALDKVKERKNSDPLEIFEKALDAIAPLVEVKSRRVGGATYQVPVEVRPSRRNALAMRWLVDYARKRGEKSMALRLAGELLDAAEGKGAAVKKREDVHRMAEANKAFSHYRF from the coding sequence ATGCCAAGACGTCGTGTAGCAGCCAAGCGTGAGATTCTGGACGATCCAAAATACGGAAGCCAGATCCTCGCCAAGTTCATGAACCACGTTATGGAAAGCGGCAAGAAAGCCGTTGCCGAGCGTATCGTTTACGGTGCACTGGACAAGGTTAAAGAACGCAAGAACAGCGATCCCCTGGAAATCTTCGAGAAAGCTCTCGACGCCATCGCTCCGCTGGTCGAAGTTAAGTCGCGCCGTGTTGGCGGTGCCACTTACCAGGTTCCTGTTGAAGTTCGTCCTTCCCGTCGTAACGCTCTGGCAATGCGCTGGTTGGTAGACTACGCCCGCAAGCGTGGCGAGAAGTCCATGGCCCTGCGCCTGGCTGGCGAGCTGCTGGATGCTGCTGAAGGCAAAGGTGCTGCAGTCAAGAAGCGTGAAGACGTACACCGTATGGCCGAAGCCAACAAAGCGTTCTCGCACTACCGCTTCTAA